In Syntrophorhabdales bacterium, the following proteins share a genomic window:
- a CDS encoding xanthine dehydrogenase family protein molybdopterin-binding subunit, whose amino-acid sequence MAGEFKVVGKRVERVDSFERLTGEAKYASDVYLPGMLYVKVTRSPHPHARIVRIDAAKAQALAGVKAILTPQEVPDFAIHSRPNPPFVRMPVLASTPRYVGDEILAVAAVDEETAENALELIKIDFEVLPFVLDAEEAAKSGAPRIYPDGNVIREKIDTLVRGNLEEGFKQADVIFEGKYQTHMIQHVTLEPRVTVAAWNGKKLTLWDGGKGPFGLRNDLAEALNIKVNQIRVLTPFIGGDFGDKGRVERQHVICALLAKKTGRPVKLEFTREENFLATHHRYPTTWYMKYGAKKDGTLTAMHVRLYADLGAYYHMDFAYNSLEVPKGVYRCPNVMLEGYNVFTNKPEAGQMRCVGHPTGMFPQEVHMDRLAEKLGMDPFEFRLKNYARKEDGDQDRKIPFTSCGMDECARLASEQFGWKTKWKTPGSGSGPVRKGVGVAFQSCRHGSIFGPMSAVIKMDQDGTIELMNGLNDTGGGQKTAMGIIAAEELGVPYDAVQVTTGDTDSTTDTGTAGGSRGTPSVGLAVVAAARDVKNQLLDAAADVLKKKRDDLEIRDGALFIRSENRSVPYKEIVSKSGATIVGRGSPKAPQGIATHTFGVHFVEVEVDMRTGKVKVLRLVAAHDVGRAISRIGVENQIQGGAVMGIGYGMLERQYMDAPTGICVNSNMVDFKVPSILDVPFVEPIIVEPDDPVGPFGAKGCGEPPYGVPAPAIANAIHNAIGVRFTEIPVNIRSVLDGIEKRKG is encoded by the coding sequence ATGGCAGGCGAATTCAAAGTCGTCGGAAAACGAGTGGAGCGCGTGGATTCCTTTGAACGGCTGACAGGGGAGGCGAAGTATGCATCTGATGTCTATCTGCCGGGAATGCTGTACGTAAAAGTCACGCGTAGCCCCCATCCCCACGCAAGGATTGTGAGGATCGATGCGGCGAAAGCCCAGGCGCTGGCCGGTGTCAAGGCGATTCTGACGCCGCAGGAAGTGCCGGACTTCGCAATTCATAGCAGGCCCAATCCTCCTTTCGTTCGGATGCCTGTCCTCGCGAGCACGCCCCGTTATGTGGGTGATGAGATCCTCGCCGTGGCAGCCGTGGATGAGGAGACCGCGGAGAATGCGCTGGAATTGATTAAGATTGACTTCGAGGTTCTTCCATTCGTGCTCGATGCCGAAGAGGCGGCAAAATCGGGAGCGCCACGCATCTATCCTGACGGGAATGTGATACGCGAAAAGATTGACACCCTCGTGCGCGGCAATCTCGAGGAGGGATTTAAACAGGCGGACGTTATCTTCGAGGGGAAATATCAGACCCACATGATTCAGCACGTTACCTTGGAGCCGAGGGTGACTGTAGCAGCCTGGAACGGAAAGAAGCTGACTCTCTGGGACGGTGGCAAAGGGCCCTTCGGCCTTCGGAACGATCTTGCAGAGGCTCTCAACATCAAGGTCAATCAGATCAGGGTTCTGACCCCGTTTATAGGAGGCGATTTCGGCGACAAGGGCAGGGTGGAGAGGCAGCATGTCATCTGTGCACTTCTGGCGAAGAAGACAGGGCGGCCGGTCAAACTGGAGTTCACGCGGGAAGAGAACTTTCTCGCCACACACCATCGGTATCCGACGACATGGTATATGAAGTACGGCGCGAAGAAAGACGGCACGTTGACTGCGATGCATGTGCGGCTCTACGCTGATCTTGGCGCCTATTACCACATGGACTTCGCCTATAATTCTCTCGAAGTTCCGAAGGGCGTTTACAGATGTCCCAATGTCATGCTGGAAGGCTACAATGTATTTACGAACAAACCTGAAGCCGGCCAGATGCGATGTGTCGGCCATCCGACCGGCATGTTCCCGCAGGAAGTCCACATGGACCGGCTCGCAGAAAAACTGGGCATGGACCCCTTTGAGTTTCGGCTTAAGAATTACGCGCGAAAAGAGGATGGCGATCAGGACAGGAAGATTCCCTTTACAAGCTGCGGTATGGATGAGTGCGCCAGGCTGGCGTCCGAACAGTTCGGCTGGAAAACCAAATGGAAAACACCGGGCTCAGGCTCTGGTCCTGTGAGAAAGGGCGTCGGCGTTGCCTTTCAGTCATGCAGACACGGGTCGATCTTCGGGCCCATGTCCGCTGTTATCAAAATGGATCAGGATGGCACCATAGAGCTGATGAACGGGCTCAACGATACAGGAGGCGGGCAGAAGACGGCCATGGGAATAATTGCCGCCGAAGAGTTGGGTGTGCCTTATGACGCAGTGCAGGTAACGACCGGCGACACTGACTCGACCACCGACACAGGAACCGCAGGGGGCAGTCGCGGAACACCATCTGTGGGCCTCGCCGTTGTGGCCGCTGCGCGGGATGTCAAAAATCAGTTGCTCGATGCGGCAGCCGATGTGCTGAAAAAGAAGAGAGACGATCTGGAGATTCGGGATGGCGCCCTCTTTATCAGGAGCGAGAACAGATCCGTTCCCTACAAGGAGATCGTTTCAAAAAGCGGCGCAACCATCGTCGGACGGGGTTCTCCCAAAGCACCGCAGGGCATTGCTACGCATACCTTCGGCGTTCACTTCGTCGAAGTGGAAGTGGACATGCGCACGGGTAAGGTGAAGGTACTGCGTCTCGTTGCGGCGCATGATGTGGGCCGTGCGATAAGCCGCATCGGGGTCGAGAACCAGATCCAGGGCGGGGCTGTTATGGGTATAGGTTACGGTATGCTCGAAAGACAGTATATGGACGCTCCTACGGGCATCTGCGTCAACTCCAATATGGTCGATTTCAAGGTTCCGTCTATCCTGGACGTGCCCTTTGTGGAGCCGATAATCGTGGAGCCTGATGATCCTGTGGGACCGTTCGGCGCGAAGGGTTGCGGGGAACCGCCATACGGCGTGCCTGCGCCGGCCATTGCCAATGCGATCCACAATGCCATCGGCGTGCGTTTCACCGAGATTCCGGTCAATATCCGATCGGTCCTCGATGGGATAGAGAAGCGCAAGGGATAA
- a CDS encoding metallophosphoesterase: MRNKLIFVSDLHLNDEFSFSPSGNGYMHAYTWMNRNIPTAASFLTWLKSREDVAELVILGDLLDGWVCPMQHPPTRDFMDILAAHDNALVIDALRGLCQETSAIEVSYVRGNHDMLLSDIFTPQNGFEHLDFIALASGMDLYQKENVLFAEHGSRFCLFNAPDTWSHPGSHLPEGFFMARVAADYAAQVGTFPDLVATLQNVVREGIGGTLPKDFFDEIRRKTPGTGNTFLMNGLDGFSPDPTYLDILRDYAGIYEEWNKRQDTIPREVAPLGDLGTLLFAASWIFVTGKPYAPRILIFGHTHTYGFHPFRPVLGASVLGCREYKHIYANTGTWVDGKTCTYVEVEPDAAGEIYFVRGFSFENAGHQTLLDEGCVRA; the protein is encoded by the coding sequence ATGAGGAACAAGCTTATCTTCGTGAGTGATCTGCACCTGAATGATGAGTTCAGCTTCTCTCCCAGCGGCAATGGTTATATGCATGCATACACATGGATGAATAGAAATATTCCCACTGCCGCATCGTTTCTTACCTGGCTGAAGAGTCGGGAGGATGTTGCGGAACTTGTCATCCTCGGGGACCTGCTGGACGGCTGGGTCTGTCCCATGCAGCACCCACCGACAAGAGATTTCATGGATATACTTGCTGCGCACGATAACGCCCTGGTGATCGATGCACTGAGGGGTCTTTGCCAGGAAACGAGCGCGATCGAAGTCTCCTATGTACGGGGAAACCATGACATGCTGTTGAGCGATATCTTCACTCCTCAAAACGGTTTCGAGCACCTCGACTTCATCGCCCTGGCATCGGGTATGGACCTCTACCAGAAAGAGAATGTCCTCTTTGCCGAGCACGGAAGCCGCTTCTGCCTGTTCAATGCTCCCGACACATGGAGCCACCCGGGCAGCCACCTGCCAGAGGGGTTCTTCATGGCGCGAGTGGCGGCCGATTATGCCGCGCAGGTAGGCACATTTCCTGATTTGGTCGCCACCCTTCAAAATGTCGTCAGAGAGGGCATAGGGGGAACGCTGCCGAAAGACTTTTTTGATGAGATACGCAGAAAGACTCCAGGCACGGGCAACACATTTCTCATGAACGGGCTGGACGGGTTCTCGCCAGACCCCACCTACCTGGACATACTGAGAGACTACGCGGGCATTTACGAAGAGTGGAATAAACGTCAGGACACGATCCCTCGCGAGGTCGCACCGCTCGGGGATCTTGGCACACTGCTATTTGCGGCTTCCTGGATCTTCGTCACCGGGAAGCCCTATGCACCAAGGATCCTCATTTTCGGACATACTCATACCTACGGCTTTCACCCGTTCCGTCCTGTCCTCGGTGCGTCAGTTCTGGGGTGCAGAGAATATAAGCATATCTATGCGAACACGGGTACGTGGGTCGATGGGAAGACCTGCACCTATGTCGAGGTGGAGCCGGATGCAGCAGGGGAAATATACTTCGTGAGGGGGTTCAGTTTTGAAAACGCCGGGCATCAAACGCTGCTTGACGAAGGCTGCGTAAGGGCATAA
- a CDS encoding AMP-binding protein, which produces MVKMWRPDLETLEREDFKKRQLKLFRKRMKYVIEKSPFYRRKFKEAGVAPQDIKSINDIQKVPFTTKAELLKSQEEHPIFGDFPCLPPEAACRVFQTSGTTGTPLKVPVSKKDWFKNYFEQFSYYIYAYGVDSKDVAFFPFVYGLFVAWWGMQAAMEQHGITIVPGGGQSSEVRLKSIVDWGATVVCGTPTYIIYLGELAQKMGIDLPNSEVRIVVTAGEPGAQVPATKSLVERLWGAKNYDDIGSTEITNFGFECVAQQGTHLNEAMFLPESLDKDTGKPVGQGEVGELVLSNLCCETAPLLRYKTGDLVKFNYDRCECGRTFLRMIGGVIGRADDMFHFGGVNIFPSAIENFVRQVPEFSNEYQLVVPRQGSGKKLKIRVEPAAADMSGDRLQRAVKMLLDSIAYNVKITPDVEVTEIGSLPRFEGKARRIVKAD; this is translated from the coding sequence ATGGTAAAGATGTGGAGGCCGGATCTGGAGACGCTGGAGAGGGAAGATTTTAAAAAAAGACAATTGAAACTTTTCAGAAAGCGGATGAAATATGTTATCGAGAAGAGCCCCTTCTACAGAAGAAAATTTAAAGAGGCAGGCGTGGCACCGCAAGACATTAAGAGTATCAACGATATCCAAAAGGTCCCCTTCACGACCAAGGCCGAACTGCTGAAATCACAAGAAGAGCATCCCATCTTCGGTGACTTCCCCTGCTTGCCGCCTGAAGCGGCCTGCCGCGTTTTCCAGACATCAGGTACGACCGGCACACCGCTGAAGGTCCCGGTAAGCAAGAAGGACTGGTTCAAGAACTATTTTGAACAATTCAGCTACTATATTTATGCGTACGGCGTTGACAGCAAGGACGTCGCCTTTTTCCCGTTTGTCTACGGTCTTTTTGTGGCTTGGTGGGGCATGCAGGCGGCCATGGAACAGCATGGCATCACCATTGTTCCCGGTGGGGGTCAGTCGTCAGAAGTGAGGCTGAAGAGTATCGTAGATTGGGGCGCGACCGTTGTCTGTGGCACGCCTACATATATTATTTACCTGGGGGAGCTTGCCCAGAAGATGGGCATCGATCTGCCCAATTCCGAGGTGAGGATCGTGGTGACAGCCGGTGAGCCCGGCGCGCAAGTCCCGGCAACAAAGAGCCTCGTCGAGAGACTCTGGGGAGCGAAGAATTATGATGACATAGGGAGTACCGAGATCACAAATTTCGGATTCGAGTGTGTCGCGCAACAGGGGACACACTTGAACGAAGCGATGTTTCTGCCTGAGTCGCTCGATAAGGACACGGGGAAGCCCGTCGGGCAGGGTGAAGTGGGCGAGTTGGTCCTCTCCAATCTTTGTTGTGAGACGGCGCCTCTGTTGCGGTACAAGACAGGAGACCTGGTGAAGTTTAATTACGACAGATGTGAGTGCGGGAGAACGTTTCTCAGAATGATTGGCGGTGTTATCGGAAGGGCCGATGATATGTTTCACTTCGGCGGAGTCAATATCTTTCCATCCGCGATCGAGAATTTCGTGAGGCAGGTGCCTGAATTCTCGAACGAGTACCAGCTGGTCGTCCCACGCCAGGGATCAGGCAAAAAACTGAAGATCAGGGTCGAGCCGGCTGCGGCTGATATGTCCGGCGACCGACTTCAAAGAGCTGTGAAGATGTTGCTTGACAGCATCGCCTATAATGTCAAAATAACGCCTGATGTGGAAGTGACTGAGATAGGCAGCCTTCCACGGTTCGAGGGAAAGGCGAGACGCATTGTGAAAGCAGACTGA
- a CDS encoding TRAP transporter substrate-binding protein, producing MGTVGRKALVFAVAITLVFSSYVGAQQIKLSFANYMPILHINVPLMQKFCDDVNKKTGGKVEVTQYPAGTLLTAPKMAAGVASGIADIGLAHCSYSRGRFPVMELTELPIGCPSSFVWTHVNNDFYNKFKPKEWEAYHPLMFSASPPSTIQTLSKPVKTLEDLKGMKIRGTGRSGEAVKALGATVVPIEMVDMYESLRRGVIDGNMGPFEQLKSFRTGEVLKYHTSAYQAGPGYTFYVIFNRDKWNGLPEDVKKVFTDLSAEYIDMWAIEWNKTDIDGREFFLSKGGQIVPISDAEMARWSKAVEPLFSEYKQEMVSKRGFKASEVDSWMGYIKERITYWIGQEKARKIPTAYKY from the coding sequence ATGGGAACTGTAGGCAGGAAGGCATTGGTCTTCGCGGTCGCAATTACACTGGTCTTTTCGTCGTACGTCGGCGCCCAGCAGATTAAGCTTTCGTTTGCGAACTACATGCCGATTCTACACATCAATGTGCCGCTTATGCAGAAATTCTGCGACGACGTTAACAAGAAGACAGGAGGAAAGGTGGAAGTAACTCAATACCCTGCCGGGACGCTCTTAACCGCACCCAAGATGGCAGCAGGTGTCGCGTCTGGTATTGCTGATATCGGCCTTGCTCACTGTTCCTATTCGAGGGGGCGTTTCCCGGTCATGGAGCTCACTGAACTGCCCATTGGTTGTCCGAGCAGCTTTGTCTGGACGCACGTCAACAATGACTTCTACAACAAGTTCAAACCGAAAGAGTGGGAGGCATACCACCCCTTAATGTTCAGCGCCAGCCCGCCGTCGACTATCCAGACTTTGAGCAAACCTGTGAAAACGCTGGAAGACCTTAAGGGCATGAAAATCAGGGGCACGGGCAGGAGCGGGGAGGCTGTCAAGGCGCTGGGAGCCACCGTTGTGCCGATAGAAATGGTCGACATGTACGAATCACTGAGAAGAGGGGTCATAGACGGCAACATGGGACCTTTCGAGCAGCTGAAAAGCTTCAGGACCGGCGAGGTCCTGAAGTATCATACGTCCGCGTACCAGGCAGGGCCCGGCTACACATTCTACGTGATCTTCAACAGGGACAAATGGAACGGGCTTCCGGAGGATGTGAAGAAAGTTTTCACCGATCTGTCCGCTGAATATATCGACATGTGGGCGATCGAATGGAATAAGACTGATATCGACGGAAGAGAATTTTTCCTGTCAAAGGGCGGACAGATCGTGCCGATCAGCGACGCCGAAATGGCACGATGGTCTAAGGCTGTAGAGCCGCTCTTCAGCGAGTATAAGCAGGAGATGGTGTCGAAGAGAGGCTTTAAGGCTTCCGAAGTCGATTCATGGATGGGCTACATAAAGGAACGCATCACGTATTGGATAGGTCAGGAAAAGGCGAGGAAAATACCGACAGCCTACAAATACTAG
- a CDS encoding TRAP transporter large permease, with protein MNETFAGITLLFLLLLLFATGIELAFAMAVIGFIGFAYLKGFWIALNLIGRDVFDVITNYGYTVFPLFILMGQVGYHAGVAKRLYDSAHKFVGHIPGGLAIATVLGGSGFKAICGSATATTATFASVAMPEMERYGYDQRLSTGTVATVGTLGCLIPPSVVLILYGIITEQSIGKLFLAGIVPAAIIALLFIGVIYGWVKINPKVAPVSDRFSWKARIRTLPDAAWVLVIFVIMIGGIMTGFFTPTEAGSVGAFSVLLLSLFRKDMTFKKYATSLTESIRTAGMFLMLISGSVILGHFIAVTNMPQKIAVYLSALNVNRYVILFLICLVYELGGSFIEDLAFMILATPMFYPTVLKLGFDPIWFGILVCVVIMVGMIIPPVAICIFVVKNITKVPMGTIYKGAAPFLISLFVVWGLLFIFPELALWLPSVFFK; from the coding sequence ATGAATGAGACGTTCGCAGGCATCACACTCCTCTTCCTGCTGCTCCTGCTTTTTGCAACCGGCATTGAACTGGCGTTTGCGATGGCTGTTATCGGGTTCATCGGTTTCGCATATCTCAAGGGTTTTTGGATCGCGCTCAATCTGATCGGCAGGGACGTCTTTGATGTTATAACCAATTATGGGTACACGGTCTTCCCGCTCTTCATTCTCATGGGGCAGGTCGGCTACCATGCCGGCGTAGCCAAAAGGCTCTACGATTCCGCTCACAAGTTCGTGGGCCACATTCCCGGAGGGCTGGCAATAGCGACAGTTCTGGGAGGGAGTGGCTTTAAGGCGATCTGCGGCTCGGCGACGGCAACGACTGCAACGTTTGCCAGCGTGGCGATGCCGGAAATGGAGCGTTACGGATACGATCAAAGACTATCGACAGGAACGGTTGCCACGGTGGGCACTCTTGGCTGTCTCATACCTCCCAGCGTTGTGCTTATCCTTTATGGCATCATCACAGAACAATCCATTGGAAAACTCTTTCTTGCAGGCATAGTGCCCGCAGCCATTATCGCCCTCCTGTTCATCGGAGTCATTTACGGATGGGTAAAGATCAATCCGAAAGTCGCTCCGGTGTCTGACCGCTTTTCCTGGAAGGCAAGAATCCGGACATTGCCGGACGCTGCCTGGGTGCTGGTGATCTTTGTCATCATGATCGGGGGGATCATGACAGGGTTTTTCACGCCGACAGAAGCGGGATCGGTCGGTGCTTTTTCTGTCCTTCTCCTTTCGCTTTTCAGGAAGGATATGACTTTCAAGAAGTATGCAACCTCTCTCACCGAATCAATCCGCACTGCAGGCATGTTTCTTATGCTCATCTCCGGTTCGGTGATCCTCGGTCATTTTATCGCTGTCACCAATATGCCTCAGAAGATAGCCGTGTATCTCTCTGCACTGAACGTTAACCGCTATGTTATCCTGTTCCTCATCTGCCTCGTTTACGAGTTGGGTGGTTCCTTCATAGAGGACCTTGCCTTCATGATCCTGGCCACTCCGATGTTTTACCCGACCGTGCTTAAGCTCGGCTTTGACCCTATCTGGTTCGGGATTCTCGTCTGTGTGGTCATAATGGTCGGTATGATCATTCCGCCGGTTGCCATATGTATCTTTGTTGTTAAGAACATTACCAAAGTGCCGATGGGAACCATTTACAAGGGTGCGGCTCCATTTCTGATATCCCTGTTCGTGGTCTGGGGCCTTCTTTTTATTTTTCCCGAACTGGCCCTGTGGCTTCCCTCGGTGTTTTTCAAATGA
- a CDS encoding TRAP transporter small permease: MGDLLEDFLTITTKILNAIGGTALTFMMLLTVADVIMRAFGHPLVGTYEIVGLSLALVIGITIPKVSFDRCHVNMEIVLERVAKGNRDILNTFTRLICFLLFIGIGYNLFVVANEFRRSGEVSPTIQLPAYPLAYAVGFCCFIECLVFVLQIIKIWRGEYE, translated from the coding sequence ATGGGGGACTTACTTGAAGATTTTCTGACGATTACAACCAAGATCCTCAACGCTATCGGCGGCACGGCTCTGACATTCATGATGCTGTTGACGGTTGCCGATGTAATCATGCGCGCTTTTGGTCACCCTCTCGTCGGCACCTACGAGATCGTGGGCTTGTCACTGGCTCTCGTGATCGGCATCACTATTCCCAAGGTCTCGTTCGACCGGTGCCACGTCAACATGGAAATTGTATTGGAAAGAGTGGCGAAGGGGAATAGAGATATACTTAACACATTCACTCGGCTGATCTGCTTCCTTCTCTTCATTGGCATAGGATACAACCTCTTCGTCGTCGCGAACGAGTTCCGAAGGTCGGGCGAGGTCTCTCCGACCATACAACTGCCTGCCTATCCTCTAGCCTATGCTGTCGGGTTCTGCTGTTTCATTGAATGCCTCGTTTTTGTCCTGCAGATAATCAAAATATGGAGGGGTGAATATGAATGA
- a CDS encoding xanthine dehydrogenase family protein molybdopterin-binding subunit codes for MEELSYVGKSITRKDGPTKVTGRAEYTVDVSLPGMLYGKVLRSPHPHARILSIDTTRAERLRGVKAIVTAKDSLKIRHGFVETPRYPADQYPIAVDKVCHVGEEVAGVAAIDEPTAEEALSLIKVEYEVLPAVFTPEEAMKLNAPEIHPSHPKVQEPYKNIGGLTRTGWGDVDQAFEEAYLVREDRFVTHLRTHAYMEPQAIVASYDYSGKLDVWVSSMGTFLKRAKLANTLGLPFGNVRVHKTYVGGAFGGKIDLFSHEYIASLLSMKCHSPVRIVYSREEVFKGARHGQPLIVELKTGVARDGTILGQQVRTINDSGAYRGSGVVVIFLAWGFLMTPYRIPNLKYEGYSVYTNNLVRCPQRGHGAPAVRFAVESQFDMIAEQLNLDPAEMRLRNARRPGEILPNEDSVKNFGLVRCLEEVARRTNFVEKHKKAVEERSNGSKIKRGIGIGTCAYFGGSLVYPNSSSVIVKLTDDGSVLLITGAVDMGQGAETVLSQIVAEEMSVPVEDIQVYAADTETTCVDIGSWISGLTWVTGNAAKKAAESAMRKLLQAAAEELDTDPGELVARNKEIFARRAPDKKISYRQAIAASIAKKRGDSIIGEGHFRTMKDEPAHPSLATTKGRWSENYSSYAQVAEVEIDTETGAMKILKVTTAHDCGFPFNPVLVEGQIDGQVSMGQGHALYEEVVSDKGAVINPSFLEYRIPCSLDMVETDYVDVITEEYKKGSHYDTKEVGEGYVAGTIAACANALYNATGVRLNQTPFYPHRIIEKLEQIKNKESG; via the coding sequence ATGGAAGAGCTTTCTTATGTCGGGAAATCGATAACGCGCAAGGACGGGCCGACAAAGGTGACGGGACGCGCCGAATATACGGTCGATGTGTCGCTCCCCGGGATGCTGTATGGAAAGGTATTGAGAAGTCCGCATCCACACGCGCGCATCCTTTCAATAGATACGACGCGCGCAGAAAGACTCCGCGGCGTAAAAGCCATCGTTACGGCTAAAGATTCGCTCAAGATCAGGCACGGTTTTGTGGAAACCCCTCGATACCCCGCGGATCAGTACCCGATAGCAGTCGACAAGGTCTGCCACGTTGGCGAAGAGGTCGCAGGAGTAGCGGCCATTGACGAGCCTACAGCCGAGGAAGCGCTTTCCCTGATAAAGGTTGAATACGAAGTGTTGCCGGCAGTCTTCACGCCGGAAGAGGCGATGAAGCTCAACGCGCCGGAGATTCACCCGTCTCATCCAAAGGTGCAGGAGCCCTACAAGAACATAGGCGGGCTGACACGCACAGGGTGGGGTGATGTCGACCAGGCGTTTGAAGAGGCCTATCTCGTCAGGGAAGACCGGTTTGTCACCCATCTGCGCACTCACGCCTACATGGAGCCGCAGGCAATCGTTGCGAGCTACGACTATTCAGGAAAACTCGACGTTTGGGTTTCGAGCATGGGCACGTTCCTCAAGCGGGCCAAGCTGGCCAATACTCTTGGTCTTCCGTTTGGGAATGTCCGTGTCCACAAAACGTATGTGGGCGGAGCGTTCGGTGGCAAGATCGATCTCTTCAGTCACGAATACATAGCCTCGCTCCTGTCGATGAAATGTCATAGCCCGGTAAGAATCGTTTACAGCAGGGAAGAAGTTTTCAAAGGCGCCCGTCACGGTCAGCCCCTGATTGTGGAGTTGAAGACGGGGGTGGCGAGAGATGGAACGATCCTCGGACAGCAGGTGCGGACGATCAATGATAGTGGCGCGTACAGAGGTAGCGGTGTGGTTGTGATCTTCCTTGCCTGGGGCTTTCTGATGACTCCCTACAGAATACCGAACCTCAAGTACGAGGGGTACTCTGTCTATACGAACAATCTTGTCCGTTGCCCGCAGAGGGGCCATGGTGCTCCTGCTGTGCGGTTTGCCGTCGAATCGCAATTCGACATGATCGCCGAGCAACTGAACCTGGACCCTGCAGAGATGAGGCTCAGGAACGCACGGCGACCCGGAGAGATACTTCCCAACGAAGATAGTGTGAAGAACTTCGGCCTGGTGCGCTGCCTGGAAGAGGTGGCCCGCCGGACTAATTTCGTGGAGAAACACAAGAAGGCAGTTGAAGAACGATCGAACGGGTCAAAGATAAAGCGTGGCATTGGCATCGGTACCTGTGCATACTTCGGGGGCTCCCTGGTCTATCCGAATAGCTCGTCGGTCATAGTAAAGTTGACTGATGACGGGAGCGTGTTGTTGATCACGGGAGCAGTGGATATGGGACAGGGAGCGGAAACAGTACTGAGCCAGATCGTGGCTGAAGAAATGTCAGTCCCTGTGGAGGATATCCAGGTCTACGCTGCCGATACAGAGACAACCTGCGTCGACATCGGTTCGTGGATCAGCGGCCTGACGTGGGTTACCGGAAACGCAGCCAAAAAGGCAGCAGAGAGCGCGATGAGAAAACTCCTGCAAGCTGCCGCGGAAGAGCTCGATACCGATCCCGGCGAGCTGGTGGCCAGGAATAAGGAAATTTTTGCAAGGCGGGCGCCCGACAAGAAGATCTCTTACCGGCAGGCGATTGCAGCAAGCATCGCAAAGAAGAGGGGAGACTCGATCATCGGGGAGGGCCACTTCAGAACCATGAAGGATGAGCCGGCCCATCCCAGCCTGGCGACAACGAAGGGAAGATGGTCGGAGAACTACTCATCCTATGCGCAGGTAGCGGAGGTCGAAATAGACACGGAGACAGGCGCGATGAAAATACTCAAGGTGACCACCGCACATGACTGTGGCTTTCCGTTCAACCCTGTGCTCGTTGAAGGACAGATCGATGGGCAGGTCTCGATGGGTCAAGGTCACGCACTCTACGAGGAAGTGGTGTCAGACAAGGGAGCGGTGATCAACCCTTCCTTCCTGGAGTACCGCATTCCCTGCTCCCTTGACATGGTCGAGACCGACTACGTTGATGTGATCACGGAAGAGTACAAGAAGGGCAGTCACTACGACACAAAGGAAGTGGGAGAAGGTTACGTGGCTGGCACCATCGCGGCATGCGCAAACGCCCTGTACAACGCAACAGGGGTCCGGTTGAACCAGACGCCATTCTATCCTCACAGAATTATCGAGAAACTGGAACAGATAAAGAACAAAGAAAGCGGGTAG
- a CDS encoding (2Fe-2S)-binding protein: MEKKSKRLISLIVNGLEYEIATYPNRTLLEVLREDLSLKGAKEACDDGVCGTCTVLIDGKPVRSCLLLAVEAQGKAITTIEGLSSGEKLHPIQQAFLDHGAVQCGYCTPGMVLTAKALLDEKPKPTGEEIQIALSGNLCRCTGYNKIVKAIASVSVQKPGGH; the protein is encoded by the coding sequence ATGGAAAAAAAATCGAAGCGTCTCATCTCACTGATCGTAAATGGCCTCGAGTACGAGATCGCCACCTATCCGAACAGGACGCTCCTCGAAGTGCTGCGGGAGGACCTTTCCTTGAAGGGCGCCAAAGAGGCATGCGATGACGGCGTCTGCGGTACATGCACAGTCCTTATCGATGGGAAACCGGTTCGTTCCTGCCTACTCCTCGCGGTTGAAGCCCAGGGCAAGGCGATAACAACGATTGAAGGATTATCGAGCGGGGAAAAACTTCATCCCATTCAGCAGGCATTCCTCGATCACGGCGCGGTCCAATGCGGTTACTGTACTCCCGGCATGGTCTTAACCGCAAAGGCATTGCTCGACGAAAAACCGAAGCCGACGGGAGAGGAGATTCAAATCGCGCTCTCCGGCAATTTGTGCCGCTGCACGGGATACAACAAGATCGTGAAGGCGATTGCTTCGGTGAGCGTGCAGAAACCAGGGGGTCATTAA